In the Wyeomyia smithii strain HCP4-BCI-WySm-NY-G18 chromosome 2, ASM2978416v1, whole genome shotgun sequence genome, one interval contains:
- the LOC129721619 gene encoding RING-type E3 ubiquitin-protein ligase PPIL2, whose amino-acid sequence MGKKQHQKDKMYLTYTEWSEFYGGHKPDSVENEQVKFKRLPFDHCFLSMVPYEHPYCDKDGNIFELSAIVDFIKHFKVNPVTGSPLDGKSLTKLNFTKNHEGQYHCPTLFKPFTKNSHIVANGKTGNVFSFEAIEQLNVKTKNWKDLLDDTPFTRKDLITIQDPSNLEKFNITTYHHIKNKLKVLSEEELAERKDPQGRLKTVSMETRDILTQLEKDYKAPEEKSEDHKVADKFNAAHYSTGAVAAAFTSTSMVPVLNHEAAIIEEDVIRYERVRKKGYVRLLTNFGALNLELYCDQVPKTCENFLKHCQNGYYNGCIFHRSIRNFMIQGGDPTGVGNGGTSVWGKKFSDEIKPNLTHSGRGILSMANSGPNTNGSQFFITYRSCRHLDGKHTVFGKLVGGLEVLTEMERVEVDNRDRPIENIFVQRVQVFVDPFQEADEQLANARAEELERIQREAQEKQVKTSKTQPLKVFRSGVGKYLDKNITKRIADPDTSHNEANLATSEKKRKKEQKIKQLGNFSSW is encoded by the exons ATGGGTAAAAAACAGCATCAGAAAGATAAAAT GTATCTGACCTACACTGAGTGGTCGGAATTCTATGGAGGACACAAGCCAGACTCGGTTGAAAATGAACAAGTCAAATTTAAACGACTTCCATTTGACCACTGCTTTTTGTCAATGGTTCCATACGAGCATCCTTACTGTGACAAGGACGGGAATATTTTCGAACTTTCTGCGATAGTTGATTTCATTAAGCATTTCAAGGTAAATCCGGTAACAGGGTCACCTTTAGATGGTAAATCGTTGACAAAGCTCAATTTTACTAAAAATCATGAAGGACAATATCACTGTCCGACACTATTTAAGCCGTTTACAAAAAACTCTCACATTGTCGCTAACGGAAAGACTGGAAACGTCTTTTCGTTTGAAGCTATCGAACAGCTTAATGTGAAAACCAAAAACTGGAAAGATTTACTGGATGATACCCCTTTCACTAGAAAAGACCTAATTACAATTCAGGACCCAagtaatttggaaaaatttaacATTACGACTTACCACCACataaaaaataagttaaaagtTTTATCAGAAGAAGAGCTAGCCGAAAGAAAAGATCCACAAGGAAGGCTAAAAACAGTTTCTATGGAAACGCGAGATATTTTAACACAGCTGGAAAAAGATTACAAGGCACCTGAGGAGAAATCAGAGGATCACAAAGTGGCTGATAAGTTCAATGCTGCCCATTATTCGACAGGAGCTGTAGCCGCTGCTTTTACTTCTACATCAATGGTTCCAGTATTAAATCACGAGGCTGCCATCATTGAAGAAGATGTTATCCGATACGAGCGGGTTCGAAAGAAGGGCTATGTCAGACTGTTGACTAACTTTGGGGCGTTGAATTTGGAGCTTTACTGCGATCAAGTCCCAAAGACTTGCGAGAACTTCTTAAAGCACTGTCAAAACGGGTACTATAATGGATGTATTTTCCATCGTTCGATCCGAAATTTCATGATTCAAGGCGGTGATCCTACGGGAGTTGGTAACGGAGGAACTTCTGTCTGGGGTAAAAAGTTTTCTGACGAAATTAAACCAAATTTAACACATTCCGGTAGGGGTATACTGTCAATGGCTAATTCTGGACCGAATACCAATGGATCGCAGTT CTTCATAACTTACCGTTCTTGCCGCCACCTGGACGGCAAGCACACAGTCTTTGGTAAACTAGTTGGCGGCCTAGAAGTGTTAACGGAAATGGAGCGCGTGGAGGTGGATAATCGGGATCGGcctattgaaaatattttcgtaCAACGTGTGCAGGTTTTTGTTGATCCGTTCCAAGAAGCAGATGAGCAGTTGGCAAATGCACGGGCTGAAGAACTAGAACGTATTCAACGGGAAGCTCAAGAGAAACAAGTAAAAACGTCTAAAACGCAGCCACTAAAAGTTTTTCGCTCGGGAGTGGGTAAATATTTGGATAAAAATATCACGAAAAGGATTGCAGACCCAGACACTTCACACAATGAAGCGAACTTGGCAACTTCAGAGAAAAAAcgtaaaaaagaacaaaaaatcaaacaacttGGAAATTTTAGTTCGTGgtaa
- the LOC129721620 gene encoding mitochondrial translation release factor in rescue produces the protein MFSNKLLRNFQLFNRSFIHCKSTIDTSKVPVLIENDLEEVFVRGSGPGGQSVAKTSNKVVITHKPTGIVVQCHASRSLHKNREEARRLLIDKLDNLQNGYNSVEAQRRKIEQKKHLETNRRKIRLQEMKKAWKKREFGDD, from the coding sequence ATGTTTTCTAATAAGCTTTTACGTAACTTCCAATTGTTTAACCGGTCATTTATACATTGCAAATCTACTATTGACACATCCAAAGTTCCGGTTTTGATTGAGAACGATCTTGAAGAAGTGTTCGTTCGTGGTAGTGGACCAGGAGGGCAATCTGTTGCCAAAACTAGCAACAAAGTAGTTATTACGCATAAACCAACCGGAATTGTAGTACAATGTCACGCATCTCGATCGTTGCACAAAAATCGGGAAGAAGCTCGTCGATTACTGATTGATAAATTAGACAATCTTCAAAATGGATACAACTCTGTAGAAGCACAGAGGCGGAAAATTGAACAGAAAAAACATTTGGAGACTAACCGGCGTAAAATTCGGTTACAGGAAATGAAAAAAGCTTGGAAAAAACGCGAGTTCGGGGATGATTAG